Below is a genomic region from Pirellulales bacterium.
GTCGCCAAGGACTTCCAACCTCGACCAACAGACCTTCCATTGCTTCAAGTGCGGACGATCGGGGAACGCCCTGGATCTTTGGACGATCGCCACCGGTCAGACCCCCTACGACGCGGCCCACGACCTGTGCCAGCGGTTGAACATCCCCGTGCCGACCTTGCCCACACGCCCGAACAGAGAAGAGGAACCCGTAGCTTCCCTTCCCGATCTTTGTACAATGCAACCAAGGTGATCCTGTCCCCTACTGTTACTCGCTAACTCGATCGGACGATTCTTCCAGATCACGCTGAACCGAGACAGGACGATTAGGAGAAAACGGTATGGCAAGCGTCGCTGAGGATGATCTGAGAGCGGATTTTGTGCGTGAGTTAAGTAATCACGTGGTTGCATTCGTGGCGAATACCGTATTGCTAGAGGACGATGGCAGCATCAAGGCAGAAGGGTTCGCGTGGTCGTCGGGGTTTTTGATTCGGATTCACGCGCAGAATTTCTGGGTGACGGCCGGCCACTGTATCCGAGACTTTGAGCGCGATTGTTTGAACAAGCCGAATGTCACGGCGTATGGAAAAGGCTTCATGGATTGTTTCGGAAGCAACGCTTCGTTTAAGGAAGTGCTCCCATGCCCCTACGATGCCGGTGACGCAATTATGGTCTACCGCAAGAATCCACATCTTGATTTCGCGTTGCTGCCATTGAGCGACCTTATATGCAGCGGGCTCGCCCGTAATGGAATCAGGGTTGTGACGCGAGAGATGTGGCTCGACAGGCCGGAACGCCGCTATTTCGAGTACAAGGTCATCGGCTTCCCAAAGCATGGTGCCGAGAAGATGACGCAGAAGCCGTCCTGGGGGCTGCGTCCGGCCGCTATCGGCGTCCATCGAATAAGCGCTGCCGACGTTCCGGGTTGTCCGCACGATGATAGTTGGTTTATCGGTCGGGTACGATCAGGCGCCGACGAATTCAAGAGCGTTGAAGGGATGAGTGGTGGCCCTGTTTTCGCGTTCTATAAAGACCAGAATGGGGGAACGCGATACGACATTATCGCGGTACAGAGTTCATGGTTTCAGGATAGCCGCGTCGTCTTCGCATGTCCGCTCGGCTTGTTTGCCGAAATGCTTCACCGGGCGGTTGAAGAATCCAAGGGGAATCAGCAATAAACGACTTCATCGGCGTTGGGTTGCTTGCGCGTGAACCTTCCGGTTGTTGATGCGTCTGCGGTATGGTGCGTTATGAGTCAAAAACTTGAGGATGCGCGGCGAAGTTACCGCGCGATGGCAAGCTGCCTTGTGCCGCCGCTGCAACGCCCTGGGGCTCCCTCACATTTGTTTGCGATTGCTGCGTCCGGGACGATCATTCATCACCCTTGGCAGGATCATATTTGGCG
It encodes:
- a CDS encoding transposase family protein; translation: MPKPHEHWHVDVSYLNIAGTFYFLCSVLDGCSRFIVHWEIREKMEESDVEIILQCAREAHPGATPRIITDNGPQFVAKDFQPRPTDLPLLQVRTIGERPGSLDDRHRSDPLRRGPRPVPAVEHPRADLAHTPEQRRGTRSFPSRSLYNATKVILSPTVTR